The nucleotide window GTATGCGCATCTGGGGAGAGTGGTGCCTCAAGCATTCTTCAACAGGCTCAGGGGCCGGCGCTTCGTAAGAGACAGGACCCATCCGTGGCAAGACCCCAGTAGTGCCACGACAGGGCGGACAAGAAGTGGATATGTAGGAAGGAACGAGTTGCCTCCTTGGAGGCGAGGTGGTAGTCTTGTGCCTGCGGCGGAGGTGCAGGGTCAACAGCAGGGCAGCGCGTCGGGTGAGACGGAAGGTCCACCACAACAGACCGATGCGCCGGACGAGAAGCAGGAGGGCGCTAccaaggatgaggaagaaggtgcAGCAGCACAGGATCAGGAGCAGAAGAAAGACACAGCAGAAGATGAGAAGCCTGAGGGATAGAAAGACATGTTGTCATGCTGGGTGTGTTATTGGTGTTTGGAGTCTACGGGAGTTCAGATCAGCGGATGATGATTGATACCCAAAACTACACCACAAGACGGTGAGGCGGCTTGATGTGCAGGTTTTGGAAAAGAGACAAggcattgctgctgctcaaagTGTATAAATTCTAGATGAAGacgttgggttgggggggtcGTTCGTTCCCGAAAGCGAGAAAATAGTACCTAACCTACCAACCAACGCCATGCTAAACATGAGAGCGTATGCAaatgccttttttttttttttttttctctaaAGGGGGGTCAagtatcctcctccccccgcctcaTCAACGCTTCCCTCAGCAGTTGTCTGTGCTCCTTTATcacctcatccgcctcctttGTCCGCCCCTGCACCCTGAGGCATTGATCAAGCGCGAGGAGCCCATCAGAAAGGTGGACGTCCTCCCCGTGCTCTTTCCAGCTTATGCGGCCCCGTTTTATCACCTGTCGGAGGATCCCCTCGGCGGCTCGTACATCCCCCATGGCCATCTTTATGGAGCCGTACAAGAGATTGAACGACTCGGAGGCCTCCTGGACTTTGTTGACCTCTTTTAATTTTATCGgatcgaggaggatgggctcgaggagggaggaggcggaggttaGGTCGCCTAGGGTGAAGTAATGGGATGCCAGCCAGGCGCGGACGTCCATTTCCCTGCCGTCGAACACGtcagggagggaggaggttacCCGAGTAAAAAGGGAGTGGAatttgggggtgaggagggtggaggaggagggatggtggggggggagggaggtgaagatggcgaggttggacaGTTCTATTGTTCttttgtggaggggggagtagtGGGAGGAAAAAAGGgagacggcgagggagatgagagaggagaggtgggtgtgGTTGATTAGGGGGGACTTGTCATCGTtgtctggtgatggtgaggaggggggcgaaAACAGGAGAGATTGCCCGTTGGAGTAGAGGACTTTCCAGAGCTGGGcggtggggtgggggatggcgCCGTTTTGGAGGCGGACAGTTTCGGTCAGTTCGAAgaggtgtttgaggaggtagATTTCCAGCCGTTGGAAGTTTGGGTCGGGGATGGAgcggaagagggtgagggcgtGCATtacccagaagaagaggaggggggattcTCGACcgctggagagggtggaggtgagcTCGGCGAAGGTGATGCGGATTACTTTTATTGACTGAGCGCGGTTgtcggggtgggaggtgtcGTGGAACAGACGGACGGCGGTCATCAGCCGGCGCCAGATCTCGAAGCCGCGGCGGACTCCGGTGTGGGTTGCCATCACGGCTTTGTCGTTGCGGGCTTGGTCTGCGGAGGTGGTGTCTTCGAGGAAGGACCAGCGGTTGGAGGTGAAGGATGCCATGAAGTAATCCCTCACGGCGCGGTACATGTTCTCGGTTGACTGGAGGGTGTCGGGTGCCTGGAGGTTtcgaggggagggtgatcGGGAGAGGGacaaggcggtggaggtggatgggggggagcTGACGGTTTGCTTTCGGGATTTGTGTTGTCGGAGGAGGTACCGTCGTTCGTCGTCCGTCATGAGCGACAAATCGATCCATTTGCCGTTTACTAGCAATAAACCTCTCCGTCGCTGTACATAAGGGACAGCATGCTGTTCATGATGGTGCGATGGAATAAtctcctcgacatcatcttcctgaAGTTCGGGTTCGGGTTCGGGTTGGGCATGCTGACTGGCGTCTCCTGCTGCGGGccgcatcggcatcggcatcggcacGGGTTGCTTCAGCTTCGGCTTCCTTGGCCTGTTAGCCAAAGCGCTGTCCGACCGCTTACGTTTCCCGAGGCCCCATCGTTTAAATCGTGCTCTGTACATTTTGTTCCTGTGGGTTTGGTTTTGCTCGTCAgcaaacccccatcccctgcGCGAGTGGCCGACTTACGTGGCAAGGAAGCCATATCGAACCTCCATCGTCTGCATCAGCTGCGACAGGGTTTCACGATGGTACAGCTGGGTGATTATTTCCCTGTGCTTGTTGAAGTCCTCCTCGGTCGCCCATTTCTTCGTTCCGGTACtactgcctcctcctcctcctcttcctccttcttctccttctcctcctgtcAGGCCTGTGATGCCGCTAGCCGGTGGTGCAGGTTCCCGTTCGACTGCCACGGTTGAAGGCCCGGGGCCAGCTCCGTCGCTTGCCACCATACTATTTTCCCCGCCCGGACGGATGTTCCTGTGATACTTTTGCAAAAACCCGGAGTACTGACCAGTGGTTTGTACACGGTTTGCTATAAAGGAACGACGCGGGCGCTCCAGGTGCAAAAGAGGATCGTGGATTTTTATTCAGGAACAGCTACCGGCGGCGAAGGAGATGCGGAGAAGGATAGGATAGGATGGGCTGCctagttggtggtggtggtcgtgtgGAAAAGGGTAGTGGAAAGTGTCCAAGTTCTGGGAGAAGCTGATGGTGGGACGCCAAAGGCGGGATGGAAGCGACGGCATGCAGCACACCCCCTCGGGTCCGGGGGACTGCCAGGCCTTTTCAAATCATGCAAGATGCCGAGAAACAAGGGCACACGGCAAGACCCATGGACATGGCAGCGGGTTGCTGGGAGAAGCGCTTCGGCAACGGGAGAGGCGCTGTTGCGCGTGCCTGCGTGcgtgtatgtgtgtgtgtgcgtgtgtgtgtgtatgtgtgtatgtgtgtgtgtgtgtgtgtgtgtatgtgtgtgtgttgtgcgACAGGGGCGTGGGAGTGGTGTGCATAAAATGTTCGGGTGGGATCCAATCAGCGGCGTGCCATCCCGcgtggttgttggctggctgctggtgACGACgacccagcagcagctcacacacacacacccacgGCAATGCAAGAAAGATATGTCCGAAGAGCCTGTTGCGTCAGAACGTAAAGAGGGTCAAGCTTGGGGAGATTGGATGGTGGCTTGGGGTAGGTAGCcagcagtggtggtgatgagtcGTGGTCTTGGGAGGTGCAGTTGATGTAAGCTTCTTGGCAGTGAGTTTTCaagatgatgttggcggcCGATCTGACTCAGTCGGCAAGCAGGAAAGACAACTCAACCCGCTAATGCTTTTATAGAAGGTGTCTGCGTCTTGTGCGTTCCGTTCCGGCGCCCCTGTTTGGCGATTCTCACTGTTCTGCCGCCAACAGACTCGACCATGTTGCTGCCGTATCACCGAGGGGTATATCTGAGGAAATAATTTTGTGACAGCTAAGGATGGTTTTTCCTGTTTTTGACTATTGTAACCGAAGTTCATTATGCTCGGCACCTGTCTTTGGATGTCTGGTGATGTCAGATTGCCATACGTGGCA belongs to Podospora bellae-mahoneyi strain CBS 112042 chromosome 6, whole genome shotgun sequence and includes:
- a CDS encoding hypothetical protein (EggNog:ENOG503PEFR; COG:S); its protein translation is MVASDGAGPGPSTVAVEREPAPPASGITGLTGGEGEEGGRGGGGGSSTGTKKWATEEDFNKHREIITQLYHRETLSQLMQTMEVRYGFLATNKMYRARFKRWGLGKRKRSDSALANRPRKPKLKQPVPMPMPMRPAAGDASQHAQPEPEPELQEDDVEEIIPSHHHEQHAVPYVQRRRGLLLVNGKWIDLSLMTDDERRYLLRQHKSRKQTVSSPPSTSTALSLSRSPSPRNLQAPDTLQSTENMYRAVRDYFMASFTSNRWSFLEDTTSADQARNDKAVMATHTGVRRGFEIWRRLMTAVRLFHDTSHPDNRAQSIKVIRITFAELTSTLSSGRESPLLFFWVMHALTLFRSIPDPNFQRLEIYLLKHLFELTETVRLQNGAIPHPTAQLWKVLYSNGQSLLFSPPSSPSPDNDDKSPLINHTHLSSLISLAVSLFSSHYSPLHKRTIELSNLAIFTSLPPHHPSSSTLLTPKFHSLFTRVTSSLPDVFDGREMDVRAWLASHYFTLGDLTSASSLLEPILLDPIKLKEVNKVQEASESFNLLYGSIKMAMGDVRAAEGILRQVIKRGRISWKEHGEDVHLSDGLLALDQCLRVQGRTKEADEVIKEHRQLLREALMRRGEEDT